A stretch of Eleutherodactylus coqui strain aEleCoq1 chromosome 2, aEleCoq1.hap1, whole genome shotgun sequence DNA encodes these proteins:
- the MEPCE gene encoding 7SK snRNA methylphosphate capping enzyme: MQVLLEMASSSETLQHAVPAGSNDGEKTFLAPPPAPPPQADSQHRGMKEGLEQHPPRVPRNGFQGKRRNSFNVGFKHPTPFKRRRRVNSECDPVLPSNFLLGGNIFDPLNLNSLLDEEVSRTLNAETPKSSPLPSRNRDPVEILIPKDMSDPLSLNTGSGDMELLLSPLKSGRKRHRHRHHLSADGPSKVPAVPEAEAVPEELRPYELNTTINCRDEVVALPALEAENLDGSAPPASGSSAPGSRHRKRRRTSSKSEGRQCSPEKGKNLASVVAAVKPQGGAEASKVSCRGVRAKGKDKTRFQFGNYCRYYGYRNPSHSDDQRLRALRPEWFRNKAVLDVGCNVGHMTLSVALKLEPSRIVGLDIDGSLIQAARQNIRHYLSSKGGGFPAALAATRGPIAAPSIPAGASRESGDSGTFPHNVVFVKGNYVPDRDELLEVQRPEYDVIMCLSVTKWIHLNWGDDGLKRMFKRMYRHLRPGGILILEPQPWSSYGKRKKLTETIYKNYCRISLRPEQFTTYLMTADVGFSSYELLATPCTTAKGFQRSIYAFHKSAAREPPPPAADSLRG; the protein is encoded by the exons ATGCAGGTTCTGCTGGAAATGGCGTCCTCTTCTGAAACGTTGCAGCACGCTGTTCCCGCTGGCAGTAATGATGGCGAAAAGACttttttggctccaccccctgcccctcccccgcaGGCAGATTCCCAGCACCGAGGCATGAAGGAGGGGCTAGAGCAGCACCCGCCGCGGGTCCCGCGAAACGGATTCCAGGGCAAGAGACGCAACAGCTTCAACGTCGGCTTCAAACACCCGACTCCCTTCAAGCGGCGGCGGCGGGTCAACTCCGAGTGCGACCCCGTCTTACCCTCCAACTTCCTGCTCGGTGGGAACATCTTCGACCCTCTGAACCTCAATAGCCTTCTGGATGAGGAGGTGAGCCGCACCCTCAACGCCGAGACCCCCAAGTCGTCTCCTCTGCCGAGTCGGAACCGCGATCCGGTGGAGATCCTCATCCCCAAGGACATGAGCGACCCGCTGAGCCTCAACACCGGCTCCGGGGACATGGAGCTTCTGCTGTCCCCCCTGAAGAGCGGCCGGAAACGGCATCGGCACCGCCATCACCTGTCGGCGGACGGCCCCAGCAAGGTGCCCGCGGTGCCCGAGGCCGAAGCCGTGCCGGAGGAGCTCCGACCGTACGAACTCAACACCACCATAAACTGCCGGGACGAAGTCGTCGCTCTACCGGCCCTGGAAGCCGAGAACCTTGATGGATCTGCGCCGCCCGCCAGCGGGTCAAGTGCGCCAGGGTCGCGCCACCGGAAGAGGAGGAGGACCTCCAGCAAATCTGAAGGCAGGCAGTGCAGCCCCGAGAAGGGCAAGAACTTGGCAAGTGTGGTGGCGGCCGTGAAGCCACAAGGTGGCGCTGAGGCCTCCAAGGTCTCGTGTCGTGGGGTGCGAGCCAAGGGCAAGGACAAAACGCGTTTCCAGTTTGGCAATTACTGCCGTTACTACGGGTACCGGAACCCGTCACATTCGGACGACCAGCGCCTGCGGGCGCTGCGGCCAGAGTGGTTCCGTAACAAGGCCGTGCTGGACGTTGGGTGCAATGTGGGCCACATGACGCTGAGCGTGGCCCTGAAACTAGAGCCCTCGCGGATCGTAGGGCTGGACATTGATGGCTCCCTGATACAGGCCGCCCGCCAGAACATCAGACATTACCTTTCTTCAAAAGGCGGCGGTTTCCCTGCAGCGCTGGCCGCTACCCGAGGACCCATCGCAGCCCCGAGCATTCCCGCTGGCGCCAGCCGGGAGAGCGGGGACAGCGGCACGTTTCCGCACAACGTTGTGTTCGTGAAG GGTAATTACGTGCCGGATCGGGACGAGCTGCTGGAGGTGCAGCGACCGGAGTACGACGTCATCATGTGCCTGAGCGTCACCAAGTGGATCCACCTCAACTGGGGCGACGACGGCCTGAAGCGGATGTTTAAGAGAATGTACCGCCACCTGCGCCCCGGGGGCATCCTCATCCTGGAGCCGCAGCCCTGGTCGTCCTACGGCAAGAGGAAGAAGCTGACG GAAACCATCTACAAGAACTACTGTAGGATCTCGCTGCGGCCGGAGCAGTTCACCACCTACCTCATGACCGCCGACGTAGGTTTCTCCAGCTACGAGCTGCTCGCCACGCCGTGCACCACCGCAAAAG GGTTCCAGCGATCCATCTATGCTTTCCACAAGTCCGCCGCCCGGGAGCCGCCGCCGCCGGCCGCTGACTCGCTCCGGGGTTAG